The genomic region TAAACCGACGAAGAACATGAATAACCAAATTGGCGTTTGTAAATTCATCAACATATAACCGACTTGGCTAATTGAGATTAAAATCAAGCCGACAAAAGTTAATAGCTCTGGGCCAATTTTATCTGAAATACTACCAGCAATCGGTGCTACAACCACTTGCACAATTGGGAAAATCATTAAACTATAACCGGCCAAATTAGGCGCTAAACCCAATGCATTTTCCAAATAGAATGGTGAAATGACGTTGAAGAAGAAATTAACGATAAAAATTAAGAATGCACATAATAAACTCAAGCTAAAATCAACATTTTTGAATAATCTAAATGATAATAAGGGCTGTTCAACATGTTGTTCGATCCAAACAAAAATCCCGGCACTGATCAAGGCTACCACAAAAGCCGTTAAAATGATTGGTGATGTAAAGCCAATTTGTTGGCCGATAAAAATGCCAAGGAACAAGCTGACAATCAAAGCCGCAAAACTGACAAATCCGGCATAATCAATTTTTTCATGCGTTTTAATAATATCTTTTGGTAAAATAAAATGCCCAAAAATAATTGTTAAAATACCAATTGGCACGTTAATCCAGAAAATATAGCCCCAACTAAAGTGCGCGAGGATTAAACCACCAATCCCGGGACCCGCGATACTGCCTAAAGCCACAAATGAACCGGTTAACCCTAATGCTCGGCCCCGTTCTTTTAATGGGAAAACTTCGGTGATAATCCCATTATTATTGCTCATTGTCATTGAAGCTCCTAGCGCTTGAACGACCCGCGCACCAAGTAGCAATGGTAGGCCACCGTTAAACCCACATAGTAATGAGCCCAATACGAAAAGAAGAGTCCCAATCTTGAAAACTTTAACTTTCCCGAAGGCATCGCCAACTTTACCAAATAATAGCAGTAGTGCACAAATCATAATCAGATAAATCGAGACGATCCATTCTGATTGATTCATCGGAATTTTCAAATCCCGACTCATGACAGGTAACGCAATATTGACGATACTCCCATCGAGGGTGGCCATGAAGGTAAAAAGCCCCACCGCCGTTAATATCCGCCAACGATTCTTTTGAACCTGCGGATTATCTGCATAACTTAACGCCATCTGTAAGTCACTTTCTTTCTTTTCAATTTATTTAATAATAAGTATACCCTTCTTTCAGAAAATTAAATATAAAAAATCACCCCCAAACGCTCGAAAAGAGGGTTGGGGGTGATTTTTAACGTGCTCTTCAAACCATGTTCCTGCGTTTAGCTACACAAGTCAAACGATTGCTTGCAGCAATCATTCGCCTTGCTATGCTAGTCCTCAGAACATACCCGGTTTGAACGCACTCATTTATTTTAACATGCTTCTCGAGTAGCCTTTTCCGGTTAACTACCAAAAGAGTATTATGGTAAAAAATACCATAATATTCTTTTTACGTTAATCCTCAAAGCCTAACCAACTCGAGTCATCACTCACTTTATTTAACGTGCTTTTCAAGCTAACTTTCTGCGCTTAGCGCTGTGAATCAAATCATCGACTATGTCGCTAATTCGCTTCCTTGTGTTAATGCTCAAAAGTTGACCAAGCCTGAACGCACTTATTTTACTCTTGCCAAGAAGTATTTTTTCTTGCCTCGACGGACAATGACAAATTTACCTTCGAAGTTTTCGCTTGGGTCAATTTCAAGTGTTGTTTCGCGGAGACGGTCACCGTTAATTGTGATGGCCCCATTTTGCACATCTTCACGTGCTTGCCGTTTTGATGATTCAATTCCAGCATCCACTAAGAAATCAACGATGTTTTTCTTTTCAGCTGTGATTTCAACTGTTGGTGCTTTTTGGAAGGCTTGTTCTGCTTCTTTGACATCTAAGGCTTTGATATCACCTGAGAAAAGTACTTCCGTAATCTTTTGAGCACCTTCTAATTCAGCTTGGCCGTGAACAAAACGTGTCACTTCTTCAGCTAAACGACGTTGTGCTTCACGTTTTTCAGGGGCTGTTTCAACTGTTTTAGCGAGTTCGTTAATTTCAGCTTCATCTAAGAAAGTGAAGTATTTCAAGTATTTAACAACATCCCGGTCATCTTGGTTTAACCAGAATTGGTAGAATTCATATGGGGTTGTCTTTTCAGGATCTAACCAGATGGCACCGCCAGCTGTCTTACCAAACTTCGTCCCGTCAGCCTTGAGCATCAATGGAATTGTTAAGCCGTAGACTTCTGTTTCGCTACCTTCAATTTTATGAATCATATCGATCCCTGAAGTAATATTACCCCATTGATCAGCACCACCGATTTGTAGTTGCACATCGTGTGCTTTGTAAAGGTGCATGAAATCGACTGATTGTAAGATTTGGTATGTGAATTCAGTAAATGAAATCCCAACATCTAAACGACTAGCAACCACGTCTTTAGCCAACATTGTGTTGATGTTGAATAACTTACCGTAATCACGTAAGAAATCTAACAATGAAATTTTTGATAACCAGTCGTAGTTGTTAACCATTGAAACATTGGCATCTTCGCCGAATAAACGTTTCATTTGGCCAGATAAAGCTTCAACGTTGTGTTGGACCATTTCCATTGTTTGGAGTTGACGTTCTGATTTACGACCACTTGGATCGCCGATTGAACCTGTTCCCCCACCGATAACGATATATGGATGATGTCCAGCTAATTGGAAACGTTTCATCATCATGAAGGGAATTAAATGCCCGATATGCATACTATCGCCAGTAGGATCAACCCCACAGTATAATGAGATACTCTTCTTTTCAGTTAATTCACGTAAACCGTCAGCATCTGTTTGTTGGTTAATTGCGTCGCGCCATGTTAATTCATCAATAATATTCTTTTGCATTTGAAACCCTCCTAATATAATAAAAAAAGTCCCTATAATCCTCGTGAGAAGATTATAGGGACGACTTAAAGTTTAAGTTCGCGGTACCACCCGAATTATGCTAGTTGCCTAGCATCACTCATTGATTGGTACGTCAATCACACGTCTGACCACTTAGCGTATTGTAATTCGATTCTAAGCATATACTGGTTTCCAGCAATCCCAGCTCTCTGATATAGTGGCTTATTCTCTACTCATTACGCGGTCATTGATATTTAACTATGGTTATACGTTAATCGATTTAACCCTGCTTGTCAATCTAATTATCATCAATCTATTAAAAAGAAGGTCCACAGACTAATCAGTCCGGCACCTTCTTCAAAGTATCATTAATCTTTTTTAAGATTATAGTTTTTTAACGTTAGCAGCTTGTGCGCCACGTGTACCTTCAACGATGTCGAATTCTACGGCTTGGCCTTCTTCTAATGATTTGAAGCCTTCGTCTTGGATAGCACTGAAATGTACGAAGATATCGTCTTGGCCTTCAACTGAGATAAAACCAAAACCTTTTTCATTGTTAAACCATTTTACTGTTCCTTTTTCCATGATGTTACTCCTTTAAAATACACTATATTATCTAGCCAACCGTATTGGTCTTCTAAACAAGTTCATTATACGTGATTTTGTAACCGCATGCAATCAGAAACTCTGATTAATTTAACTTGTAACATGTTTGCCGATGGTACTGTTCATTGGCCTTTAAAATAACATTGCCAAAGTCCGCATGATGAATCGCATCCGGCATCATTTGGGCTTCAATTGCGACCGCTTCGTGCGGTTGAATCGCTTTATCAGTCAAGTTTGGTTCGCTCCCGAAACCGTTGGCAGTGTAGATGACAATTGCATTACCTTCCGTATTAATCGTTAGCGAGCGACCACTAGTTGGTTCGGTTAAAACCGCATCATTTCGATCAGCATTTTTATTTAATAAGAATGGGTGATCGTAGCCATTTACCAATTTATTTTGTGTTTCTTGACTAGCAAAAGCATCAGCGATTGCACGTGGTTGCCGTAAATCGAAAACAGTTTGATCAACTGGCAATAATTGCCCGGTTGGTAGACCATCTGGTTGAATTTCGCCGAAACGATCACTGTCGATTTGCAATTGATGACCGTCAACTAATTGATCGAAGTCCCCGGTTAAGTTTAAATAAACGTGACAAGTTGGGTTGAAAAGCGTTGTTTGGTCGGATGTTGCTTGATAATCAACCAACCATTCATTTTTTTCATTCAAGGTATAAGTCGTCGCAACTGATAAGTTCCCTGGGAAGCCATTGGCACCGTCAGGACTTGTTAATTTAAAAGTAACGCTAATTGCGTCGGCTTGTTCTTCAACGCTTGCTTGCCAAACTTGAGATTCAAAGCTATTAGGACCACCATGATTGGTGTTTTCGCCGTTATTAAGTGGTAATTGATAATCGTGGCCGTCTAATGTGAAGGCCCCTTTACCAATTCGACCGGCTACCCGGCCAACAGTCGCGCCAAAGTAAGCTTCTTGTTTGAGATAATCCGCTAAATTATCGTAACCGATTACCACATTTTTAAATTGTCCCGCCTTATCGGGCATCACTAAATTCGTGATGGTTGCCCCATAATCGATAACTGCTAATTGATAGCCCTGACTATTTTCTAACCAATGTTGCCAAACAGTCTGACCATTAATCGTCCCAAATTCCTGACGCCAATATTTCATGACTTGACCTCCAATTGATTTTTAACGGGTTGTCAGCAACACTTTTTAGGCATTGTTGACACGCTCTGTAAATTTGATAAATGCTGCTTGTCCTTTTGTATCGCGCTTGAAGACACCCGCATCTTCTAAAACACGCATGAAGACTTTACCGACTTCATTTTGAACCAATGTTGTAACATTGGCTGGTGTGATTGCTAAATGATCAGCCTTGATTTGGTCAGCCCATGTTTTGTGATAAGCGGCCATTTCATTTGGTTGATCACAGAGGTATTTTTCAACTTCTGCCATTTCAGACTTCAAACGTGGTGGTAGAATCGCTAAGCCCATGACTTCGATTAAACCAATATTTTCTTTTTTAATATGTTGAACATCTGCGTGTGGATGATAAATACCATCTGGATGTTCTGGCGATGTTTGATTGTCACGTAAGACCAAATCAATTTCATATTGATCCCCACGCATTCTCGCAATCGGTGTGATGGTGTGATGCAGTGTCCCGTCTGCTTCTTGCGCTAAGACTTGGACTTCTGGATCACTGTAGTGTTGCCACTTAGTCAGAATGTCAGCAGCAAGTGTTTCAATGCGCTTAGCATCACTACCCGTCAAGCGAATAACCGACATTGGCCATTCAACAATTCCGGCTTGAATATCATCATAACCCGCAAATTGAAGTGGTGTGCTGATTGGTGCTTTGGCCATTGGAAAATCATGCCGGCCGCCTTGATAATGTTCATGCGTTAAAATTGAGCCCCCTACGATAGGCAAATCAGCATTACTCCCGGCAAAGTAGCCAGGGAACTGCTTAACAATTTGTAGTAGGTTTTTAAACGTGGTTTGATCAATCACCATTGGTTCGTGTTTGCCATCCAAGAAGATTGAATGTTCATTGAAATAAGCATATGGCGAATACTGGAAGCCCCATGTTTGTTGTTCTAAATCAAAGCGCACAATGCGATGATTACGCCGCGCTGGGAAATCCAACCGACCCGCATACCCTTCATTTTCTAAACAAAGTTGGCATTTAGGATAACCCGTTTGTTTCATCGTTTTAGCTAACGCAATTTGTTTAGGATCTTTTTCAGGTTTTGAGAGGTTAATCGTAATTTCTAAATCGCCATATTTAGTGGGTACATCATAAGCGATATTCTTCGCGATTGCAGCAACCTTGATATAATCGTTGGCTTGGCTTAATTCGTAGAAATAAGCTAGCGCCTTTTCTGGGTCCTTTTCGTATAACGTCCAAAAACGTTTGTTAACGGCACTTGGCAATGGTGTCACCAAATCCATCAACTTAGCGCCCAAAATATCGCGTTCAGCCGCTAAATCTTGAATACGCTGATGGTCAACTGCCAATTGGACCAATGCTTCTTTCAAGTCAATCAAAGTTGTCGTCTCTTGTGCAACAACTGGTGTCTCATCACCTTCGCCAACTAAGTCGAGGACAACGTTAAATAAATATTGTTCATCTTCAGCCGTATAAGTTGTTTCTGGAAAAGTGCTGACTTTTGTAATAAACTTTTGAATCAATTCTCTTGCTTGCATATTCTTTCCTCTACCGATCTGCATAACCATTAGGATGGTTTAAGTGCCAATTCCATGCGGTTTCAATAATTGCTTCCATATTGTCATATTTAGGGGCCCAGCCAAGCGTTTCACGTGCTTTGTCACTTGCGGCAATCAATGTACTTGGATCACCGGCACGACGAGGGGCCATCGTCACAGGAATTGCCTTGCCAGTCACTTTACGAGCAGCTTCGACAATTTCCATATTTGAAAAGCCAGTTGATGAGCCCAAGTTAAAGGCGTTGCTATCATGGCCGTCTTTGAGATATTCAAAGGCCAAGATGTGCGCGTCCGCTAAATCTAAAACGTGCACGTAATCGCGGACGTTTGTGCCATCTGGCGTATCGTAGTCGTCACCAAAGATTGATAATTGATCACGTTTACCAGCAGCGACTTGCAACACGATTGGTAACAAGTGCGTTTCTGGATGATGATCTTCACCAATTGAACCATCTGATTTGGCACCGACCACGTTGAAATAGCGTAAGGCGACAAACTTGATGCCATAAGCTTTATCGGCCCACTTCATCATTGTTTCCATCATCAACTTACTTTCACCGTAAGGATTAGTTGGCACTTGTGGGTCGGATTCCTTAATTGGAATTGCCTTAGGTTCCCCATAAGTCGCCGCCGTTGATGAAAAGACGATCCGTTTAACGCCGAATTCGTTCATCACTTCAAGTAACGCCGTCATCCCATAAGTATTGTTGTCAAAATATTTTAATGGCGATTGCATTGATTCTGGCACGATTGAAAAGGCAGCAAAGTGAATGACACCACTAACGTCTTCTTGTTGGAAAACGTTGCGCATAAATTCTTTATCGCGTACGTCACCCTTATAAAAACGGGCATTGGCGTTAATCGCTGCCTTATGTCCCGTAACTAAATTATCGACAACTGCGACGTCATAACCGCGTTCAATTAATTGATCAACTGTATGGGAACCGATATAACCGGCACCGCCTAATACTAGAATTGACATATTGAAACCCCTCCTAATTTAATGATTAACCTAACTTCTTAGCACCGTCAGCGATTTCTGCGACATAGAAGCTTGGGGCATAACCAATTTTATCTGTATAAGCTTTAGCAACATTTTCTTCAAAGTTTTCAACTTGGTCTTTTGCAACAATCGCGATGGCACAACCGCCAAAGCCAGCACCAGTCATCCGAGCACCTAAGACGCCAGGTTGTTGCCAAGCTGATTGAACTAATGTATCTAATTCAATCCCTGTTACTTCATAATCAAATTGTAATGACACGTGTGATGCGTTCACTAACTTACCGAAGCGTTCAAGGTCATTGTTCTTGAGGGCTTCTCTAGCCTTCATTGTCCGTTGGTTTTCAGATACAGCATGGCGAGCACGTTTTAATAGGTTTTCGTCTTGTAACATGTATGTTTGTAGATCAAATGTTTCGTTATCTAAATCACCTAATGAGTTGATATCATTCTTAGTTTGTAAAATCGCTAATGCTTTTTCACATTCACTACGACGTTCGTTATATTTAGAATCAGCTAATTCACGACGTTTGTTAGTGTTCATGATGATGATCACGTTGTCTTGTAAGTCGATTGGGACCAAATCATAATCCAAGGTGTTGGTATCAAGTAAAATAGCGTGGTTAGCCTTGCTCATCCCAACTGCGAATTGATCCATGATACCTGAGTTAACACCGATAAATTTATTTTCAACCATCATCCCTGTTTTAACAAGGTCCACACGGTCGATATCTAAGTTGAATTGGTCTTCTAAAATAACACCCATTAATAATTCGATTGAAGCTGACGATGATAAACCAGCACCATTGGGAATATTACCTTTTAAATAAATATCCAAACCATGATCGATTGTATAACCTTGTTCTTGTAAGTAAACAATCATGCCTTTAGGATAGTTGGCCCAGTTGTGTGCTTTTTGATATGATAAATCGCTAAGGTCAAATGAAATGACACCGGCATCTTCGAAGTTGCCTGATAAAAGATTGATTGTTTGGTCTTCACGTTTAGCAACGACTGCGTATGTCCCTAATGTGATTGCTGTTGGGAAAACGTGTCCGCCGTTATAATCTGTATGTTCACCAATTAAGTTGATCCGACCAGGGGCAAAGTAACTTGCTTCAGGTTCCTTGTTGTAGGCTGCTTTAAATGCGGTATTCAATTCTGTCATGTTCATAGTAAATTCCTCCTTTATTAATCGCTTTCATTTTACTAAACATTTACTAAAAAATCAAACTATTTTTTTAACGCGCGCATTATTTTCGGGTAGTATGCTAAACTAGATAGTAGTAAACACTGAATTGAGAGGTGCACCTTGGCAACTATTAAAGATATCGCACAATTAGCTAAAGTTTCAAACGCAACTGTCTCCCGGGTTTTAAATTACGATCAGTCCCTTTCTGTGAGTGATGAAACCCGCCAACGCATTTTTGAAGCTGCTGAAAGCCTTAGCTACACTAAAAATACTAAAAAAATAATAACCATCGGGGCCGCATCGCCATTGTCGAATGGTATACCGCTACAGAAGAATTGGAAGACCTCTACTACCTATCAATTCGCCTGGGCGTTGAAAAGAAGCTGCAAGAACTCGGTTTTGAAGTCACTCGTTTTTTTCAAAACGATCCTTTCGATACCCTTTTTGATGCCGCGGGTGTCATTGTCATCGGTAAATACAGCTTGGGTCAGATTACCCGTTTAAAGAAATTAAACCGCAATCTCGTCTTTATTGATATGAATACCTTAGACTACGAGATTAGTTGTGTCATGACCGATTTCAAAACACCGGTCAAAGCAGTTGTCGATCATTTTATGGCGAGTGGTTTAACGAAAATCGGGATGTTAACAGGCCAAGAAGGCACGTCCGACAATGTTAAATTGGGCACCGACCCCCGCTCAACCCACTTCAAACATTATCTTAAAAAGCAAAACAACTTCCATCCCGAATGGCTACTTACCGGCGATTTCACACCGGAATCTGGTTACCAGCTCATTACACAGTTACTTCATGAACAGGCCGATAACTTACCAGAAGCACTCTTCATCGCTAACGACGCCATGGCGGTTGGCGCACTGCGCGCCCTTCACGAAGCAGCCATCAAAGTGCCTGAGCAACTCAGTTTGATTAGCTTTAATGACACGTCAATCTGCCAATACACGTTCCCAACACTCAGCTCGGTCAAGGTCTACACCGAACGAATGGGCCAATCAGCAGCTGAATTATTAATTAAGCAACTCGACGCGGAACAAGTCATTCCACAAGTCATTACGATTGGGACGTCACTAACATTGCGTAATAGTTCAAAATAATGAGTATGGGGCTGGGACAAAAGTAAATTTTGTCCCAGCCCTTTTTTACCATATCTTATTCCCATTCCACGGTATAATAGTAAAATCAGATAATGTTAGGAGTCACTATTTTGAAAACGAAAAAAATGCGTCGGCTATTATTAACCGTCGCCATCCTTGCGATTGGTTATTTGGGTGGTCGCAATAATATCCTGCAAGATATCACCCAGAAAATCCCCGCCATTACACAATCCACCATACAACAGGCGCAAGTCAGTCCCGATTATCAGGCAATTGCTAACCGCGACTTTGAAAATGGCAGCGCCGCTTATCTTGCCATCAACAACGACAAAAGCCAGTTGACTAGTGCAGATTGGACCAGCGAAAAAATCGATTACGGCCAATTAGATCAACTCAATCGAACCACTTCGGCAACAGCCTATCTGTCTTCCCGCAACCTAGGGAAATCTGAAGGGCGCTCACGCCAAGTTTGGAATCCGACTGGTTGGCATAATCAACCACTGGTCGTCAACGGTCGCCGCATCACACCTCAAAACCGTGGCCACCTGATTGCTTACACCATTAGTTTTAATTTTGATCAAAATGGTCACTTTCAATCGGGGCAGCCAGGTAGTTTAGATAATCCGTTAAACCTGGCGACTCAAACCGAATATAGTAATCAAAAGACAATGCAGATTTTCGAAGAAAAGGTCCGTAACGCACTGGCCGCTAATAAAAAAGTAATCTATAAAGTGACAACCGTCTTTCGTGGTAATGAATTAATGCCCCGCGGTTACTGGGTCCAAGCCATCTCGACAGATGGCACCCTTAATTTCAACGATTATGTCTGGAACATCGAACCCGGCGTCGCCTTTGACTACGCAACCGGTCGTTCTCACTTAGATGCCAACATTCAAGTAAAAGATAATCATCCGATTGTAAAAGGGACAGAAAATACCGTCAATAATATCAAAAATCGATTCTAAAAAAGAAGCAGCCACGGTTAGGTTTTCTAACGGGGACTGCTTCTTTTTATAAATTGAAATAATACTAATTTATATACGAGTTATGTTTATATTCAAATATTAACCGCATACTTTTTTTGAATCCGTTATTTCTCCATTGCCTTGCGCAATGCTGCTGCTAGTGGACTTTCAGCTGGCTCTTCTTCTTGGTTTACTTTTTGAATTAGGCGGCGTTCTTCATGTTTTGAAATTTTCTTCTTACAATCTTTTTTATCGAGCATTTTTTCTGTCGTTCCATCATTCAAGCAACGGAAATAAGCACCGGCTTGTCCTTCAATGATGACCATTTTCTTATGACATTGTGGGCACCGATGGTTGGAAACTTTGGGATCTTTACGACGCCGATAATGACAGTTTGTGCAGACGTAAACCTTGCCGTCACGCGTATTACGCTCCTTCAACGGATGGTCACATTCTGGACATTTCTTGTTGGTAATCGCGAAATCGTGATATTCAGTTTCACTCTTTTTAATCTCAGAAACCAAGGTCTTAGTGGCCGCTTCGATTTCAGTGATGAACGCTTTTTGATTTTCTTGACCACGCGCAATCGCCTCTAATGAATTCTCCCATTTACCGGTCAATTCTGGTGAGACCAATGTTTTATTAACCAATTTCAACAGTTGTTGCCCCTTAGGTGTCACTGCTAAGGAATGGCCACGGCGTTCTAAGAGTTCACTACGCACCAATTTTTCGATAATTTCGGCCCGCGTTGCTGGTGTGCCCAAGCCATAGTGTTCCATCTTACCTAATAAGGTCCCTTCAGTTAAGGGTTTCGGCGCTGATGTTAATTGTTCCTTAATTGAAAAGTCAGCAGGCACCACTGCGCCTTCTTGCCAATCAACACTTGTAGTTGGTGTTTCTTTTGAATCCGCGTGCCAACCTTGTTGAACGACTTTAGTTTGTTTGAAGGTAAAGGTGTGATCACCAAACTGAACAGTCGCTTTTGTAACGGCTGTGACATATTGATCCGCAAACAAGCCCATAAAGCGTTCGACAATTAAACGGTACATCCGCAATTCATCGGTAGATAATTTTTCAGCTCTGACTGGTTCTTCGGTTGGAATTAAGGCGTAGTGATCAGTGACCTTTCGATCGTTGAAAACAGCCGGTTGTTTCACTTTAGCGCCCTGCCCTAAGTATTGTTTGGCGCGCGGATCAAACTTCACTAAGGCCGATAAACGTTCCTTCAATGTGCCTTCAATATCTGTTGAAAGATATTTAGAATCCGTCCGCGGATAACTAACAACTTTATGAATTTCATATAATGATTGAATCAATGACAACGTCTTTTTAGCCGACAAGCCGTACATCGCATTGGCAACTTGTTGTAATTCCGTCAAATCATAAGGCAGTGGTGCAGCTTGTGATTTTTGGCTCGTCTTGACACTAACCACTTTACCTTGTGCCTGCTTCAATTTAGCGACTAGCGTTTCGGCTTGCGCACGGTCTTTTAAGCCCTGTGGTTTAGCCATTTGGAGCGTGGCTTGTTCTTGGCCAACTTTCAATTGAATTGTGTAATATTTTTCAGGTTTAAAACGACTGATTTGTTGCGCTGTTTCGTTCACAAAAGCCAATGTTGGTGTTTGAACCCGACCCGCTGACAAATTATCTTCATATTTCGTCGTTAAGGCCCGCGTGACGTTCAAGCCGATCAACCAATCCGCATGGCCCCGCGCAAGCGCTGAAGCGTACAAATTATCAAACTGCTTAGCTGGTTTCAGATTGGCAAAGCCTTCTTTAATCGCCTTAGTCGTTTGTGATGAAATCCAGAGTCGTTCGACTGGCTTATCAAATTTAATCCATTCCAAAATATAACGGGCAACAGCTTCCCCTTCACGACCAGAATCAGTCGCAATGACTGCCCCTGAAATATCCTGACGATGTGCCAAATGGCTGATAGCCTTTAATTGCCCGCCCGTTTTAGGAAGTGGTTTAAGCCCAATGTGCTTAGGAATGATTGGTAAATCTTCCAAACGCCATTGTTGCCACTCTTTTTTAATATCTTCCGGTAATTGTAATGATAAAAGATGACCAAACGCCCATGTAATTACGTATTGATCGCCTTCAAAATAGGTTTTAGTTTTCTGATTAGTACCTAGAACCTTGGCGAGCTCTTTAGCAACGCTCGGTTTTTCGGTAATGACTAGTTTTTTACTCATTTAAATTCCTCTTAATTAATTGCTCAGATTAGTTACTGACTAATAGTATAACGCATATTGAAAGGGGAATGAACTATAAGCTAATGAGAACAGATTAAAGTTTTACTTTGTATTGACATATCAAAAAAGAGCAAGCCCCTCATCTTTTCCAGATGTTTGGCTTGCTCTTTTTAGTTTTATTCATCGTCTTCAGTCTGGTTACTGAGTTGTTGTTTCACATCATAGGTATTACAAATAGCCGTTTTAATCACTTGTGACATTTGATAATCTGCCTGACCAAGATTTAAATAAAGCTCTAAAATCATTGGTAAGTTCAAACTGGCTAAAATTGTGATGCGCTCATCTGTTAAATAGCGTTCTAGTACGACATTACATGGCATCCCGCCTGGTAAATCAACAACGATTATCACTTCTTGTGCATCTG from Latilactobacillus sakei subsp. sakei DSM 20017 = JCM 1157 harbors:
- a CDS encoding DNA/RNA non-specific endonuclease codes for the protein MKTKKMRRLLLTVAILAIGYLGGRNNILQDITQKIPAITQSTIQQAQVSPDYQAIANRDFENGSAAYLAINNDKSQLTSADWTSEKIDYGQLDQLNRTTSATAYLSSRNLGKSEGRSRQVWNPTGWHNQPLVVNGRRITPQNRGHLIAYTISFNFDQNGHFQSGQPGSLDNPLNLATQTEYSNQKTMQIFEEKVRNALAANKKVIYKVTTVFRGNELMPRGYWVQAISTDGTLNFNDYVWNIEPGVAFDYATGRSHLDANIQVKDNHPIVKGTENTVNNIKNRF
- a CDS encoding PTS sugar transporter subunit IIA, whose protein sequence is MRQLILVSHGDLAKSYLTSLDMIAGGHDNVTAITFDCEISKTLLGDQIEVALKPDAQEVIIVVDLPGGMPCNVVLERYLTDERITILASLNLPMILELYLNLGQADYQMSQVIKTAICNTYDVKQQLSNQTEDDE
- a CDS encoding DNA topoisomerase III encodes the protein MSKKLVITEKPSVAKELAKVLGTNQKTKTYFEGDQYVITWAFGHLLSLQLPEDIKKEWQQWRLEDLPIIPKHIGLKPLPKTGGQLKAISHLAHRQDISGAVIATDSGREGEAVARYILEWIKFDKPVERLWISSQTTKAIKEGFANLKPAKQFDNLYASALARGHADWLIGLNVTRALTTKYEDNLSAGRVQTPTLAFVNETAQQISRFKPEKYYTIQLKVGQEQATLQMAKPQGLKDRAQAETLVAKLKQAQGKVVSVKTSQKSQAAPLPYDLTELQQVANAMYGLSAKKTLSLIQSLYEIHKVVSYPRTDSKYLSTDIEGTLKERLSALVKFDPRAKQYLGQGAKVKQPAVFNDRKVTDHYALIPTEEPVRAEKLSTDELRMYRLIVERFMGLFADQYVTAVTKATVQFGDHTFTFKQTKVVQQGWHADSKETPTTSVDWQEGAVVPADFSIKEQLTSAPKPLTEGTLLGKMEHYGLGTPATRAEIIEKLVRSELLERRGHSLAVTPKGQQLLKLVNKTLVSPELTGKWENSLEAIARGQENQKAFITEIEAATKTLVSEIKKSETEYHDFAITNKKCPECDHPLKERNTRDGKVYVCTNCHYRRRKDPKVSNHRCPQCHKKMVIIEGQAGAYFRCLNDGTTEKMLDKKDCKKKISKHEERRLIQKVNQEEEPAESPLAAALRKAMEK